A single Actinomadura algeriensis DNA region contains:
- a CDS encoding DUF523 and DUF1722 domain-containing protein has product MTTPTRPRLAVSSCLLGAPVRYNGAHSRDRFLTGQLSRHVDWVPVCPEMEIGLGAPRPTMRLHTDGRIRTKEGTDHTDAMTALADHRIPDLDTLDGYVFKARSPSCGLGKLPRYASGPDERADGQPVDRDGRGVFAARVRAALPDLPLEEDGRLNDPVLREHFVERVFAHARLREFFAGDWRPRDLIDFHGRHKMQLLAHDPEGYRATGRIVARAGDRSPLDIEADYRRAFNAALAVRAGRGRHTNALQHILGFLADHLDPTRRHDVLTAIESYRNGTAPLSVPIALLRHHAEGERIDYVANQTYLAPFPEDLVLRHHL; this is encoded by the coding sequence ATGACCACACCCACACGACCACGGCTCGCGGTGTCCAGTTGCCTGCTGGGCGCGCCCGTCCGCTACAACGGCGCCCACAGCCGCGACCGGTTCCTCACCGGGCAGTTGTCCAGGCACGTCGACTGGGTGCCCGTCTGCCCCGAGATGGAGATCGGGCTCGGCGCGCCGCGCCCCACCATGCGCCTGCACACCGACGGGCGGATCCGCACCAAGGAGGGCACCGACCACACCGACGCCATGACCGCCCTCGCCGACCACCGCATCCCCGACCTCGACACCCTCGACGGCTACGTCTTCAAGGCCCGCTCACCCAGCTGCGGGCTGGGGAAGCTGCCCCGCTACGCCTCCGGGCCGGACGAGCGCGCCGACGGCCAGCCCGTCGACCGCGACGGCCGGGGCGTGTTCGCGGCCCGCGTCCGCGCCGCGCTCCCCGACCTTCCCCTCGAAGAGGACGGACGGCTCAACGACCCCGTCCTCCGCGAACACTTCGTCGAGCGCGTGTTCGCCCACGCGCGCCTCCGCGAGTTCTTCGCCGGCGACTGGCGCCCCCGCGACCTGATCGACTTCCACGGCCGCCACAAGATGCAGCTCCTCGCCCACGACCCCGAGGGCTACCGCGCGACCGGCCGCATCGTCGCCCGCGCCGGAGACCGTTCCCCCCTCGACATCGAGGCGGACTACCGCCGCGCGTTCAACGCCGCGCTCGCCGTCCGCGCCGGGCGCGGCCGCCACACGAACGCGCTCCAGCACATCCTCGGTTTCCTCGCCGACCACCTCGACCCGACCCGCCGCCACGACGTCCTGACCGCGATCGAGTCCTACCGGAACGGCACCGCACCCCTCAGCGTCCCGATCGCCCTGCTGCGCCACCACGCCGAAGGCGAGCGGATCGACTACGTCGCGAACCAGACCTACCTGGCCCCCTTCCCCGAAGACCTGGTCCTGCGCCACCACCTGTGA
- a CDS encoding ZIP family metal transporter, with translation MNATIEAALWGFVSGAALLLGALVGYGVRVPRWCIASIMAFGAGVLMSAVSFELMAESYDQGGLAPAAIGAAAGAAAYTAGNALLSRRGARHRKRSGPGQPSEDQVAGSGTALALGALLDGVPESAVIGVSLLDGGAVSMVTVAAVFISNLPEGLSSSAGMRRAGRGKRYVFGVWGAIAAASTVSAVLGYTVVGGFPDSVIAAVTAVAAGAILAMITDTMIPEAVEKAHLAIGLVLVSGFLVSFALSQA, from the coding sequence ATGAACGCAACGATCGAAGCCGCGCTGTGGGGGTTCGTCTCGGGAGCGGCGCTCCTGCTGGGCGCACTCGTCGGATACGGCGTCCGGGTGCCGCGGTGGTGCATCGCCTCGATCATGGCCTTCGGCGCCGGCGTGCTGATGTCGGCGGTGTCGTTCGAGCTGATGGCCGAGTCCTACGACCAGGGCGGGCTGGCCCCCGCCGCGATCGGGGCCGCCGCGGGCGCCGCCGCGTACACGGCGGGCAACGCGCTCCTGTCCCGCCGCGGCGCCCGGCACCGCAAGCGGTCCGGGCCGGGCCAGCCGTCGGAGGACCAGGTGGCCGGGTCCGGCACCGCACTGGCGCTCGGCGCCCTCCTGGACGGCGTCCCGGAGTCGGCCGTCATCGGGGTCAGCCTCCTGGACGGCGGCGCGGTCAGCATGGTAACGGTCGCGGCCGTCTTCATCAGCAACCTCCCCGAGGGCCTGTCCAGCTCCGCCGGAATGCGGCGGGCGGGACGCGGCAAACGCTACGTCTTCGGGGTGTGGGGGGCGATCGCGGCCGCGAGCACCGTGTCGGCCGTCCTCGGCTACACCGTCGTCGGAGGCTTCCCCGACAGCGTGATCGCCGCCGTGACGGCCGTCGCCGCCGGGGCGATCCTCGCGATGATCACCGACACGATGATCCCCGAGGCGGTCGAGAAGGCCCACCTGGCGATCGGGCTGGTCCTGGTGAGCGGCTTCCTCGTCTCGTTCGCCCTCTCCCAGGCCTGA
- a CDS encoding sulfotransferase family protein: MEVIGVGMGRTGTLSLKSALEQLGFGPCYHMVEVEREPERGFAWLDAAQGEPVDWDEIFRGYRATVDFPGRSFWRELTSHYPRAKVLLSIRDPKQWCDSAMTTIYNPANAPEPGPIHQVCGLRFQHDFGCDPQDADRLIAAFRAHTAAVQKAIPPDRLLTYEVKQGWRPLCDFLGVPIPDEPFPRLNDRLTYPPPGSAGFPASTP; the protein is encoded by the coding sequence ATGGAAGTCATCGGCGTGGGCATGGGCCGCACGGGAACACTGTCGCTCAAATCGGCCCTCGAGCAGCTGGGCTTCGGCCCGTGCTATCACATGGTCGAAGTCGAGAGGGAACCCGAACGAGGTTTCGCCTGGCTGGACGCCGCCCAAGGCGAGCCCGTCGACTGGGACGAGATATTCCGCGGCTACCGCGCCACGGTCGATTTCCCGGGACGCTCATTCTGGCGCGAACTGACGTCCCACTATCCCCGGGCGAAGGTGCTGCTGAGCATCCGCGACCCGAAACAATGGTGCGACAGCGCCATGACCACCATCTACAACCCCGCCAACGCCCCCGAACCCGGCCCCATCCACCAGGTGTGCGGCCTGCGCTTCCAGCACGACTTCGGCTGCGACCCTCAAGACGCCGACCGGCTGATCGCCGCGTTCCGCGCGCACACCGCAGCCGTCCAGAAAGCCATTCCCCCCGACCGCCTCTTGACCTACGAGGTGAAGCAAGGCTGGCGGCCGCTCTGCGATTTCCTCGGCGTCCCGATCCCCGACGAGCCCTTCCCTCGTCTCAACGACCGACTCACCTACCCGCCCCCGGGCTCCGCGGGCTTCCCCGCGTCGACACCTTAG
- a CDS encoding protein-tyrosine phosphatase family protein, whose protein sequence is MRPVVGNGRRVLVRCHSGYNRSGLVVAQALVHLGYSVEDAIFLVRFRRSKWALNNSLFVDYLTTGLDVARLLTGLEA, encoded by the coding sequence ATGCGGCCCGTAGTCGGGAACGGCCGCCGGGTACTCGTCCGCTGCCACTCTGGTTACAACCGGTCTGGCCTCGTCGTCGCGCAGGCCCTCGTTCACCTCGGCTACAGCGTCGAGGACGCGATCTTCCTGGTCCGGTTCCGCCGGTCGAAGTGGGCGTTGAACAATTCCCTGTTCGTCGACTACTTGACCACCGGGCTGGATGTCGCGCGTTTGCTGACCGGGCTCGAAGCCTAA
- a CDS encoding glycosyl hydrolase family 95 catalytic domain-containing protein, translated as MRRGWRGAVAVLATGALLGTGTAASAAGPGARETTAWRNGELRVDTAGVVSRSDFVLKSPAWRPYQSMPVGNGTLGAALWAEDGFTAQFNRADTFPDLKSAGQLTVPGLQPLMRARDYRGRLRLHEGDLVQQGGGMSARGYVRADRDQFVLEVTGADPDRVQTADLRLWDGRSPTAHARGAVAALAETFEDEASGSLTGAVAALTADGRDVTAKIVDDKTVRLTFKPRRDGTFRIVTGVPAHTGGDLGEAAAKALRGASDGDRAHRAWWHRFWDGAAPMRITSRDGVGEYMEQLRAQQLYMTAATMRSAVPSSHGGVINMFSPWRDEVHWSADHWWHFNLRQPVYTNFGADTEEFNEPYFRLYLDRLEEMRDWTRTHWKDAEGVCVAEFLRYDGTAEACDGERPPDWLNRIVTTGPEVVHNLWLQYRYTGDREILDEAYPLMRDVARFYLSILEEGDDGKLHLHNVNAMETQWDATDPAPDLAAMRVIFPMIATQADRRGDRGLARELRAALPKIPDFRTVTRNGERVIAWSATDEEAHNTQNPDTEPLFPWGLYGRDSELMQSTFRNRVFVNTREWAEDALLAARLGLSGEMRSLLVQGTEDFQIFPNGFGSHSVDDDPTEMTNYYNGWNAVVGSSLQESLVQSYEGVVRVASAWPKGWDVAGSVQVEGGHRVSTQVRDGAPNLVGVEAGSDGTLAIANPWPGHRVRVVDGDTGRGRPVVRPTGDEVIRFRVEDGRSYVLERADRPYSSFRFDGVDGKPATDVRRLGDRTLGVE; from the coding sequence GTGAGGCGCGGCTGGCGGGGTGCGGTCGCGGTGCTCGCGACCGGAGCGCTCCTGGGGACGGGCACCGCCGCGTCCGCCGCCGGGCCCGGGGCCCGCGAGACGACGGCGTGGCGGAACGGAGAACTGCGGGTCGACACGGCCGGGGTCGTGTCGCGGTCGGACTTCGTGCTGAAGAGCCCGGCGTGGCGGCCGTACCAGAGCATGCCGGTCGGAAACGGGACCCTCGGCGCGGCCCTGTGGGCGGAGGACGGGTTCACCGCGCAGTTCAACCGCGCCGACACCTTCCCGGACCTGAAGTCGGCCGGGCAGCTGACCGTCCCCGGCCTGCAGCCGCTGATGCGGGCGCGGGACTACCGGGGACGGCTGCGGCTGCACGAGGGCGACCTCGTCCAGCAGGGCGGCGGGATGTCCGCGCGCGGGTACGTGCGGGCCGACCGCGACCAGTTCGTCCTGGAGGTGACCGGCGCCGACCCGGACCGGGTGCAGACCGCCGACCTGCGGCTGTGGGACGGACGGTCGCCGACGGCACACGCGCGCGGCGCCGTCGCGGCGCTCGCGGAAACGTTCGAGGACGAGGCGTCGGGCAGCCTCACCGGCGCCGTCGCCGCGCTGACCGCAGACGGACGGGACGTCACCGCGAAGATCGTCGACGACAAGACGGTGCGGCTCACGTTCAAGCCGCGCCGGGACGGCACCTTCCGCATCGTCACCGGCGTCCCCGCCCACACCGGCGGCGACCTCGGCGAGGCGGCCGCGAAGGCGCTGCGCGGGGCCTCGGACGGCGACCGCGCGCACCGGGCCTGGTGGCACCGGTTCTGGGACGGCGCGGCGCCCATGCGGATCACGTCCCGGGACGGCGTCGGCGAGTACATGGAGCAGCTGCGCGCGCAGCAGCTCTACATGACCGCCGCGACGATGCGCTCGGCGGTGCCCAGCAGCCACGGCGGCGTCATCAACATGTTCTCGCCGTGGCGCGACGAGGTGCACTGGTCGGCCGACCACTGGTGGCACTTCAACCTGCGGCAGCCCGTCTACACCAACTTCGGCGCGGACACCGAGGAGTTCAACGAGCCGTACTTCCGGCTCTACCTCGACCGGCTGGAGGAGATGCGCGACTGGACGCGGACCCACTGGAAGGACGCCGAGGGCGTCTGCGTTGCCGAGTTCCTGCGGTACGACGGGACGGCCGAGGCGTGCGACGGCGAGCGGCCGCCGGACTGGCTGAACCGCATCGTCACGACCGGCCCCGAGGTCGTCCACAACCTGTGGCTCCAGTACCGCTACACCGGGGACCGCGAGATCCTGGACGAGGCGTACCCGCTGATGCGGGACGTGGCGCGCTTCTACCTGTCGATCCTCGAGGAGGGCGACGACGGGAAGCTGCACCTCCACAACGTCAACGCCATGGAGACGCAGTGGGACGCCACCGACCCGGCGCCCGACCTCGCCGCCATGCGGGTGATCTTCCCGATGATCGCGACGCAGGCGGACCGGCGGGGCGACCGCGGGCTGGCGCGCGAGCTGCGCGCGGCGCTGCCGAAGATCCCGGACTTCCGGACCGTCACCCGCAACGGTGAGCGGGTGATCGCCTGGTCGGCCACGGACGAGGAGGCGCACAACACCCAGAACCCCGACACCGAGCCCCTGTTCCCCTGGGGTCTCTACGGTCGTGACTCCGAGCTCATGCAGTCGACGTTCCGTAACCGGGTGTTCGTGAACACGCGGGAGTGGGCGGAGGACGCGCTGCTCGCCGCCCGGCTCGGCCTGAGCGGCGAGATGCGGAGCCTGCTCGTCCAGGGCACCGAGGACTTCCAGATCTTCCCGAACGGGTTCGGCTCGCACAGCGTCGACGACGACCCGACCGAGATGACGAACTACTACAACGGCTGGAACGCCGTGGTCGGGTCGTCGCTGCAGGAGTCGCTCGTCCAGTCGTACGAGGGCGTCGTGCGGGTCGCGTCCGCGTGGCCGAAGGGCTGGGACGTCGCCGGGTCCGTGCAGGTCGAGGGCGGGCACCGGGTGAGCACGCAGGTGCGCGACGGTGCGCCGAACCTCGTCGGCGTCGAGGCCGGAAGCGACGGCACGCTGGCGATCGCCAACCCGTGGCCGGGGCACCGGGTGCGGGTCGTCGACGGCGACACCGGGCGCGGCCGTCCGGTCGTGCGGCCGACCGGCGACGAGGTGATCCGGTTCCGGGTCGAGGACGGACGGTCCTACGTGCTCGAACGCGCCGACCGCCCGTACTCCTCGTTCCGCTTCGACGGCGTCGACGGGAAGCCGGCGACGGACGTCCGGCGGCTCGGCGACCGCACGCTCGGCGTGGAGTGA